CTGCCACGATGCGGGCGCCTGTTTTCTTGGTCAGATTTACCAACTTTGTGAGGATGTATGACCGAGTTGTCCGCGTTGCCGACGGTCGGCCAGTACGAGCTGAGCCACCTGCGCGCACTGGAAGCCGAAGCGGTACACATCATCCGGGAGGTCGCAGCCGAGTTGGAGCGGCCGGTGCTGCTGTTCTCGGGCGGCAAGGATTCGATCGTGATGCTGCACCTGGCGACCAAGGCGTTCCGGCCGGGTCGGCTGCCGTTCCCGGTGATGCACGTCGATACCGGGCACAACTTCGAGGAAGTGATCGCCACCCGCGACCGGCTGGTCGACGAGTACGGGGTACGCCTGGTGGTTGCCCGAGTGCAGGACGATATCGATGCCGGCCGGGTGGTCGATACCGGACCGTCGCGTAACCCGCTGCAGACGGTCACCCTGCTGCGCGGGATCGCCGAGGGGCGATTCGATGCCGCATTCGGCGGTGCCCGCCGTGACGAGGAGAAGGCCCGAGCCAAGGAACGGGTGTTCAGCCTGCGGGACGAGTTCGGTCAGTGGAATCCCAAGGCGCAGCGACCGGAGGTGTGGAATCTCTACAACAGTCGGCACCGGCGGGGCGAGCACATGCGGGTCTTTCCGCTCTCGAACTGGACCGAGTACGACATCTGGGCCTACATCGGCGCCGAGCAGATCCGGTTGCCGGAGATCTACTACGCACATACCCGACCGGTGTTCCGGCGGGACGGAATGCTGCTGGCGGTGCACCCGTATCTGTCGCCCGGCCCGGATGAGCAGGTGTTCGAGACGTCGGTCCGGTTTCGCACCGTCGGTGACGTGACCTGTACCGGCTGTGTCGAGTCCACCGCGGCCACCGTCGAGGAGGTGATCGCGG
Above is a genomic segment from Skermania piniformis containing:
- the cysD gene encoding sulfate adenylyltransferase subunit CysD, whose translation is MTELSALPTVGQYELSHLRALEAEAVHIIREVAAELERPVLLFSGGKDSIVMLHLATKAFRPGRLPFPVMHVDTGHNFEEVIATRDRLVDEYGVRLVVARVQDDIDAGRVVDTGPSRNPLQTVTLLRGIAEGRFDAAFGGARRDEEKARAKERVFSLRDEFGQWNPKAQRPEVWNLYNSRHRRGEHMRVFPLSNWTEYDIWAYIGAEQIRLPEIYYAHTRPVFRRDGMLLAVHPYLSPGPDEQVFETSVRFRTVGDVTCTGCVESTAATVEEVIAETAVSRLTERGATRADDRISDAGMEDRKREGYF